One window from the genome of Amycolatopsis sp. NBC_01480 encodes:
- a CDS encoding enoyl-CoA hydratase/isomerase family protein has product MSTVDLTVEGGIAQIRLNRPERLNAVAPVLVDDFLTALDDVTRSDARVAVLAGNGRAFCAGHDLKEPAPEGDSRARLDRLQDVTRRLRALPQPVIAAVHGYAIGAGAEFALGCDLVLAADDAVFAFPEVSLGLSVTGAASRLLPLLVGPMKAKELLLLGERFDGLRAHDLGLVNAAVPAAQLMTLAQGWAEKIAHHPAEAATMAKRALDAGIDHALESALELEVSHALVTEHSAAVRASTEAFRSRS; this is encoded by the coding sequence ATGAGCACCGTGGACCTGACCGTCGAAGGCGGCATCGCGCAGATCCGGCTGAACCGGCCCGAGCGGCTGAACGCCGTCGCCCCCGTGCTGGTGGACGACTTCCTCACCGCACTGGACGACGTCACGCGCAGCGACGCCCGGGTGGCCGTGCTGGCCGGCAACGGCCGGGCGTTCTGCGCCGGGCACGACCTCAAGGAGCCGGCGCCGGAAGGCGATTCGCGCGCCCGGCTCGACCGGCTCCAGGACGTCACCCGGCGGCTGCGCGCGCTGCCGCAGCCGGTGATCGCCGCCGTGCACGGCTACGCGATCGGCGCCGGCGCGGAGTTCGCACTGGGCTGCGACCTGGTGCTGGCCGCGGACGACGCCGTGTTCGCGTTCCCCGAGGTCTCGCTCGGGCTCAGCGTCACGGGCGCGGCCTCGCGGTTGCTGCCGCTGCTGGTCGGCCCGATGAAGGCGAAGGAGCTGCTGCTGCTCGGCGAGCGCTTCGACGGTCTTCGCGCCCACGACCTCGGCCTGGTCAACGCCGCCGTCCCGGCCGCCCAGCTGATGACGCTGGCCCAGGGCTGGGCCGAGAAGATCGCGCACCACCCCGCCGAAGCCGCCACCATGGCCAAGCGCGCGCTCGACGCCGGCATCGACCACGCCCTGGAATCGGCGCTGGAGCTGGAAGTCAGCCACGCGCTGGTGACCGAGCACTCGGCCGCCGTGCGCGCGTCCACCGAGGCGTTCCGGAGCCGATCGTGA
- a CDS encoding ATP-dependent acyl-CoA ligase → MTPLAQADTLVKLVTRAAQLWPERTAWVVDVTGERFTFADVDSRSTAFAAALQELGVRPGDRVAVMLRNQPEFPLLWLALAKLGAVLVPVNTSYREFDGAHVLRHSGARFAVAAGEFVELLRKIAPGTALERVLTPDELHATNPYEPAPVVAEQPVNLQYTSGTTGAPKGCVLPHRYWTTLAIGLAADFPAVGEQDVLLTAQPFHYIDPQWNVALGLAGGATLVVLDRFHPSTFWAKVREHGVTWFYCLGLMPTLLLRQPPHEDDRNHRVRAICASAIPRELHAELEERWGAPWYEAFGMTETGGDIRVSEADHDAAVGTGCIGRPTHDREVMIAGEDGKPLPRGETGELLIRGIGLMHGYHEDPEATARAFAGGWFHTGDLASMDAEGRVYFVGRTKDMIRRSGENVSADEVERALLLHPAVRLAAVIAVPDELRGEEVKAYVVCEGERPEPEALAEFCAEKLAYFKVPRFWAFAEDLPLTPSERVAKGELRKTSDLRAGAWDRSTGEWL, encoded by the coding sequence GTGACGCCGCTCGCCCAGGCGGACACCCTCGTCAAGCTGGTCACTCGGGCCGCGCAGCTCTGGCCGGAGCGCACCGCGTGGGTCGTCGACGTGACCGGCGAGCGCTTCACCTTCGCGGACGTGGATTCCCGCAGCACCGCGTTCGCCGCCGCGCTGCAGGAGCTGGGCGTCCGCCCCGGCGACCGGGTCGCGGTGATGCTGCGCAACCAGCCCGAGTTCCCGTTGCTGTGGCTGGCGCTGGCGAAGCTCGGCGCGGTGCTTGTGCCGGTGAACACCAGCTATCGCGAGTTCGACGGCGCCCACGTGCTGCGTCACTCCGGCGCGCGGTTCGCCGTGGCGGCCGGGGAATTCGTCGAGCTGCTGCGGAAGATCGCGCCGGGCACCGCGCTGGAACGCGTGCTGACGCCGGACGAACTGCACGCGACCAATCCGTACGAGCCCGCGCCGGTGGTCGCCGAGCAGCCCGTGAACCTCCAGTACACCTCCGGCACCACCGGCGCACCGAAGGGCTGCGTGCTGCCGCACCGCTACTGGACCACGCTGGCGATCGGGCTGGCCGCGGACTTCCCGGCCGTCGGTGAGCAGGACGTGCTGCTCACGGCCCAGCCGTTCCACTACATCGATCCACAGTGGAACGTCGCGCTGGGGCTCGCGGGCGGCGCCACCCTCGTGGTGCTGGACCGGTTCCACCCGTCGACGTTCTGGGCGAAGGTCCGCGAGCACGGCGTCACCTGGTTCTACTGCCTCGGCCTGATGCCGACGCTCCTGCTGCGCCAGCCGCCGCACGAAGACGACCGGAACCACCGCGTGCGCGCGATCTGCGCGTCCGCCATCCCGCGCGAGCTGCACGCGGAGCTGGAAGAGCGCTGGGGTGCGCCGTGGTACGAGGCGTTCGGGATGACCGAGACCGGCGGCGACATCCGGGTGTCCGAAGCGGACCACGACGCCGCCGTCGGCACCGGCTGCATCGGCCGCCCGACCCACGACCGCGAGGTGATGATCGCCGGCGAGGACGGGAAGCCGCTGCCGCGTGGGGAAACCGGCGAGCTGCTCATCCGCGGCATCGGCCTGATGCACGGCTACCACGAAGATCCCGAAGCCACCGCGCGCGCGTTCGCGGGCGGCTGGTTCCACACCGGCGACCTGGCGAGCATGGACGCCGAAGGCCGGGTGTATTTCGTTGGCCGTACTAAGGACATGATCCGGCGCAGCGGCGAGAACGTCTCGGCCGACGAGGTGGAGCGCGCGTTGCTGCTCCATCCGGCGGTACGGCTCGCGGCCGTCATCGCGGTGCCGGACGAGCTGCGCGGCGAAGAGGTGAAGGCGTACGTCGTGTGCGAGGGCGAGCGACCGGAACCCGAAGCGCTGGCCGAGTTCTGCGCGGAGAAGCTGGCCTACTTCAAGGTGCCGCGCTTCTGGGCGTTCGCCGAAGACCTGCCGCTGACGCCTTCGGAGCGCGTCGCGAAGGGCGAGCTGCGCAAGACGTCGGACCTGCGCGCCGGAGCGTGGGACCGCAGCACCGGGGAGTGGTTGTGA